The proteins below come from a single Vidua chalybeata isolate OUT-0048 chromosome 1, bVidCha1 merged haplotype, whole genome shotgun sequence genomic window:
- the LDLRAD4 gene encoding low-density lipoprotein receptor class A domain-containing protein 4 isoform X3, whose translation MVVVIICLLNHYKLSTRSFINRQSQSRRQEETLQTEGCLWPSESSVSRQGASEIMYAPRSRDRFTTPSFMQRDRFSRFQPTYPYMQHEIDLPPTISLSDGEEPPPYQGPCTLQLRDPEQQMELNRESVRAPPNRTIFDSDLIDISMYNGGPCPPSSNSGISATNYSSNGRMEGPPPTYSEVMGHYPGSSFFHHQHSNMPPSSQRGSRLQFQQNNSESTIVPSKGQDRKPGNLV comes from the exons ATGGTGGTAGTGATCATCTGCTTGTTGAACCATTACAAACTCTCGACACGCTCCTTTATCAACCGACAGAGCCAAAGCAGAAGACAAGAAGAAACTCTGCAGACG GAGGGGTGCTTGTGGCCTTCAGAAAGCTCGGTTTCACGCCAGGGTGCTTCAGAG ATCATGTACGCCCCAAGGTCCAGAGACAGGTTTACCACCCCATCTTTTATGCAGCGGGACCGTTTCAGTCGCTTCCAGCCCACTTACCCTTACATGCAGCATGAGATTGACCTTCCTCCAACCATCTCCCTCTCCGACGGCGAAGAGCCACCGCCGTACCAGGGCCCGTGCACCCTGCAGCTCCGGGACCCCGAGCAGCAGATGGAGCTCAACCGGGAATCCGTCAGGGCGCCGCCCAACCGAACCATTTTTGATAGCGACTTGATAGACATCTCGATGTACAATGGGGGTCCCTGCCCACCCAGCAGCAATTCGGGCATAAGTGCAACCAACTATAGCAGTAACGGAAGGATGGAAGGACCACCCCCGACGTACAGCGAGGTCATGGGGCATTACCCAGGCTCCTCTTTTTTCCATCACCAGCACAGCAACATGCCTCCTTCCTCGCAGAGGGGGAGCAGACTTCAGTTTCAGCAGAACAATTCAGAGAGCACAATAGTCCCCAGCAAAGGCCAGGACCGGAAACCAGGAAACCTGGTCTAA
- the LDLRAD4 gene encoding low-density lipoprotein receptor class A domain-containing protein 4 isoform X2 yields MSSERLNKTAVKDARLKDLLLERAELEFVQIIIIIVVITVMVVVIICLLNHYKLSTRSFINRQSQSRRQEETLQTEGCLWPSESSVSRQGASEIMYAPRSRDRFTTPSFMQRDRFSRFQPTYPYMQHEIDLPPTISLSDGEEPPPYQGPCTLQLRDPEQQMELNRESVRAPPNRTIFDSDLIDISMYNGGPCPPSSNSGISATNYSSNGRMEGPPPTYSEVMGHYPGSSFFHHQHSNMPPSSQRGSRLQFQQNNSESTIVPSKGQDRKPGNLV; encoded by the exons ctGAACTGGAGTTTGTTCAAATCATCATTATAATCGTGGTTATAACTGTTATGGTGGTAGTGATCATCTGCTTGTTGAACCATTACAAACTCTCGACACGCTCCTTTATCAACCGACAGAGCCAAAGCAGAAGACAAGAAGAAACTCTGCAGACG GAGGGGTGCTTGTGGCCTTCAGAAAGCTCGGTTTCACGCCAGGGTGCTTCAGAG ATCATGTACGCCCCAAGGTCCAGAGACAGGTTTACCACCCCATCTTTTATGCAGCGGGACCGTTTCAGTCGCTTCCAGCCCACTTACCCTTACATGCAGCATGAGATTGACCTTCCTCCAACCATCTCCCTCTCCGACGGCGAAGAGCCACCGCCGTACCAGGGCCCGTGCACCCTGCAGCTCCGGGACCCCGAGCAGCAGATGGAGCTCAACCGGGAATCCGTCAGGGCGCCGCCCAACCGAACCATTTTTGATAGCGACTTGATAGACATCTCGATGTACAATGGGGGTCCCTGCCCACCCAGCAGCAATTCGGGCATAAGTGCAACCAACTATAGCAGTAACGGAAGGATGGAAGGACCACCCCCGACGTACAGCGAGGTCATGGGGCATTACCCAGGCTCCTCTTTTTTCCATCACCAGCACAGCAACATGCCTCCTTCCTCGCAGAGGGGGAGCAGACTTCAGTTTCAGCAGAACAATTCAGAGAGCACAATAGTCCCCAGCAAAGGCCAGGACCGGAAACCAGGAAACCTGGTCTAA